In one window of Planktothrix tepida PCC 9214 DNA:
- a CDS encoding FG-GAP-like repeat-containing protein: MTSSFNFTENTNISLTGVYNSSVTTADFDKDGDTDILLTGYDSSHNPISQIYSNNGSGGFSQNTNVSLSGVGYSFVTTADFDKDGNTDILFAGYDSXDSDGTVDAFVVKAVSSGTLKIGNDAASATAWVAGSNDTIDATKKAYWTPDANVNGTVNALQVVAKDNDGLVSPTPVTAQVTVTAVNDAPVLDNTNFTYSLTTINEDDNNSSGDVIKDIIPAGSIKENTNISLNGVYLSSVTTADFDSDGNTDILLTGYDSSSNPISKIYSNNGSGGFSENTNVSLTGVATGSVTTADFDSDGNTDILLTGKDGSGPISKIYSNNGSGGFSENTNVSLTGVRYSSVTTADFDKDGDTDILLTGKDSSNNLISKIYSNNGSGGFSENTNVSLTGVEYSSVTTADFDKDGDTDILLTGYDGSGCISKIYNNLLPISDVDTTTITEAIAITAADNNGTWQYSTDNGTTWTNFPTVSDSNALLLDAGNKVRFQPKANYNGTITNALTFRAWDQSTGTAGNTADTTTNGGTTAFSSNTATASITVTAVNDAPTATAIGNQTVNEDSNFNLNIVNNFSDIDAGDSLTYSATLADGKALPSWLTFDSTTGTFNGTPTNSDVGNLDIKVIATDSSNATVENSFQLTVNNVNDAPTATPITNQTATEDSSFSLNIVNKFSDIDAGDSLTYTATLAD; this comes from the coding sequence ATGACTTCTAGTTTTAACTTTACCGAAAACACCAACATCTCCCTCACCGGTGTTTACAATAGTTCCGTCACCACAGCCGACTTTGACAAAGATGGGGACACCGATATCCTGCTCACGGGCTACGATAGTTCACATAACCCCATCAGCCAAATCTATAGCAACAACGGCAGTGGCGGTTTTAGCCAAAACACCAACGTCTCCCTCTCCGGTGTTGGCTATAGTTTCGTCACCACAGCCGACTTCGACAAAGATGGGAACACCGACATCCTGTTCGCGGGCTACGATAGTTNAGACAGTGATGGCACGGTGGATGCCTTTGTTGTGAAAGCCGTCAGTAGCGGGACGTTAAAAATTGGCAATGATGCAGCCAGTGCCACAGCTTGGGTTGCAGGAAGTAATGATACAATAGATGCCACGAAAAAAGCTTATTGGACACCGGATGCTAACGTTAACGGCACGGTCAACGCTTTGCAAGTGGTGGCCAAAGATAACGACGGTTTGGTGTCCCCTACACCAGTCACCGCCCAAGTTACGGTCACGGCTGTTAATGATGCGCCCGTATTAGATAATACTAACTTCACCTATAGCCTCACCACGATTAACGAAGATGATAACAATTCTAGTGGGGATGTTATCAAAGATATAATTCCGGCTGGAAGTATTAAAGAAAACACCAACATCTCCCTCAATGGTGTTTACTTAAGTTCCGTCACCACCGCCGACTTTGACTCTGATGGCAACACCGACATCCTGCTCACGGGCTACGATAGTTCATCTAACCCCATCAGCAAAATCTATAGCAATAACGGCAGTGGCGGTTTTAGCGAAAACACCAACGTCTCTCTCACCGGTGTTGCCACTGGTTCCGTCACCACCGCCGACTTTGACTCTGATGGCAACACCGACATCCTGCTCACGGGCAAAGATGGTTCTGGCCCCATCAGCAAAATCTATAGCAACAACGGCAGTGGCGGTTTTAGCGAAAACACCAACGTTTCCCTCACTGGTGTTCGCTATAGTTCCGTGACCACCGCCGACTTTGACAAAGATGGGGACACCGATATCCTGCTCACGGGCAAAGATAGTTCTAATAACCTCATCAGCAAAATCTATAGCAACAACGGCAGTGGGGGTTTTAGCGAAAACACCAACGTCTCCCTCACGGGTGTTGAATATAGTTCCGTCACCACCGCCGACTTTGACAAAGATGGGGACACCGACATCCTGCTCACGGGCTACGATGGTTCTGGCTGCATCAGCAAAATCTATAACAATCTTCTCCCGATATCCGATGTAGACACCACCACCATCACCGAAGCCATCGCCATTACAGCCGCCGACAATAACGGTACTTGGCAATATTCCACTGACAACGGCACAACCTGGACTAACTTTCCCACCGTCAGCGACAGTAACGCCCTATTATTAGATGCAGGGAATAAAGTTCGTTTCCAACCCAAGGCTAACTACAACGGAACCATTACCAACGCTCTCACCTTCCGCGCTTGGGATCAGTCCACAGGTACAGCCGGAAATACAGCCGACACCACCACTAACGGCGGGACAACAGCCTTTAGCAGTAACACCGCCACCGCCTCCATTACGGTTACAGCCGTTAACGACGCTCCAACTGCGACTGCTATCGGCAACCAAACCGTTAACGAAGATAGCAATTTCAATCTCAATATTGTTAATAATTTCAGCGATATTGATGCAGGAGATAGTTTAACCTATAGCGCCACCTTAGCCGATGGTAAAGCCTTACCCAGTTGGTTAACTTTCGACAGCACAACGGGAACTTTTAACGGAACACCGACTAACAGTGATGTCGGAAATCTTGACATTAAAGTTATCGCAACCGATAGTAGTAATGCAACGGTTGAAAATAGTTTCCAACTAACAGTTAATAACGTTAATGATGCTCCGACTGCAACTCCTATTACTAATCAAACTGCAACAGAAGATAGCAGTTTCAGTCTCAATATTGTTAATAAATTTAGCGATATTGATGCAGGAGATAGTTTAACCTATACCGCCACCTTAGCCGATG